Proteins encoded within one genomic window of Pedobacter africanus:
- a CDS encoding SusC/RagA family TonB-linked outer membrane protein produces MKLTTLLLFAVIMQVSAGTYAQRVSLSFKEAKLLTIFDQISDQTGYSFVVTNSILKDASTVTINVKNAALKEVLEQVFRNQPFEFTINNNSVLVKRKETSVIDKLIGQFTAIDVKGKVVDEKGLPLPGATVKVKGGSRQVLTNTEGNFTLNSVDENAVLVISFLGYKNKEVNAAKDLGTISLEVSAGELNEVTISTGYQTLPKERVTGSFSSVSAKSLEQQRLSNMGSLLEGRIAGYNNGLIRGTTSMTQKLYPLYVVDGFPIDNINLNSTENATNGIPGLNLEDIESITVLKDAAAASIYGARAANGVVVIVTKKGKKGRPQIAASSTWTVSPYRMYNDNFTNAADVVDLEREWAANNPNLKTANAATYAANLLQNIAYPSQGINSILRYYAGQTTQSAMETKLNELASAGYQYYDDVAKYSKRNPFYQQYNLNVGTATETNALYASVTYRNNKAEDKYAGDETIGFNLNNSTQISKWLNMQIGTYLSYNEETRQSYNTLSPGYAYMPYDRLINPDGSHFTSLAASRISANNMTVIQNNGLYSMDITPLDEQSMNLGKQKNMSGRSFIMLKAKIDDWISYNASFQYEYATGRLNRLYDKNTYYVRSYVNSFATGNPGTTATFNVPYGNINYNQTRFNNSYNFRQQLNIDKTFAEKHNLTAIAGTELRNSKLNTDVKYLYGYDPQTLTNILLNEKLLGSFGGGLFGGNSFNSGSRTEDINRFISLYANLSYAYDSKYLLTGSVRWDRSNLWGTSSKYQNTPIWSFGAGWNIYKESFFDAAWVDVLKLRVSHGIAGNVDPSNAPFMTVNYYPNNNVGGVYGTIGSRPNPLLSWEKTTTTNAGLDFTLFNNRLTGTLDYYYKQGKDLLANTMGVPTEGFGYSTYAINNGQMSNKGIEVSLSGDVVRSNDLTWNLGLQYANNKNKVTYVNVEAPVYFLQLDYPQAYPQIGNPYTAIYSYRWAGLSSTGLPQVYNDRGEKVLASPANLQSVHYAGTTVPVYSGSLNNMLEYKNFTFSFLLTFEGGHKMRNTFLPVLGSAYNGALGGWVTQISAVNKDIVNRWKNPGDEAWTNIPRLVFGEDPAYNSQSMDIYRNADINVIDASNLRLRNISLAYKLPQAIAKKAAMSNVRFQFNVENAFTIAKSKEAKYLLNGYRSPNYVWGVYVNF; encoded by the coding sequence ATGAAGTTAACCACTCTGCTCTTATTTGCAGTGATCATGCAGGTTAGCGCCGGAACGTACGCGCAAAGGGTATCCTTATCATTTAAGGAAGCCAAACTACTGACTATTTTTGATCAGATCAGTGACCAGACAGGCTATAGCTTTGTGGTTACCAATTCTATTTTGAAGGATGCTTCAACAGTGACCATAAATGTAAAAAATGCAGCGCTTAAAGAGGTGCTGGAACAGGTATTCAGAAATCAGCCTTTTGAATTTACCATCAATAACAATTCGGTATTGGTGAAGAGAAAAGAAACATCTGTTATTGATAAGCTCATCGGACAGTTTACAGCAATTGATGTGAAGGGAAAAGTAGTAGACGAAAAAGGTTTGCCGCTGCCCGGAGCAACTGTAAAAGTAAAAGGGGGCAGCAGACAGGTGCTGACCAATACTGAAGGAAATTTTACGCTGAACAGTGTCGACGAAAATGCGGTGCTGGTCATTTCCTTTCTGGGTTATAAAAATAAGGAGGTAAATGCAGCAAAAGATCTGGGCACAATCAGCCTGGAGGTCTCGGCCGGGGAACTGAACGAGGTAACCATATCAACAGGTTACCAGACCTTGCCAAAAGAACGGGTAACCGGTTCTTTTTCCAGTGTTTCTGCAAAGAGTCTGGAGCAGCAAAGGCTAAGCAACATGGGCTCCCTCCTGGAAGGCAGGATCGCGGGTTACAACAACGGCCTCATCAGGGGTACCACTTCCATGACACAGAAATTGTATCCGCTATACGTAGTTGATGGCTTTCCTATTGACAATATCAACCTCAATTCAACGGAAAATGCTACCAACGGCATTCCGGGATTGAACCTCGAGGATATTGAGAGCATTACCGTACTGAAAGACGCTGCTGCCGCATCTATTTATGGGGCCCGCGCAGCCAACGGTGTTGTTGTTATCGTTACTAAAAAAGGAAAAAAAGGCAGGCCGCAGATTGCTGCTTCAAGTACCTGGACAGTGTCACCCTATCGCATGTACAATGATAATTTTACAAACGCTGCCGATGTGGTAGATCTGGAAAGGGAATGGGCAGCCAACAATCCTAACCTGAAAACGGCAAATGCAGCTACTTATGCGGCAAATCTACTGCAGAATATAGCCTATCCAAGCCAGGGGATCAATTCGATTCTTCGTTATTATGCCGGTCAGACCACGCAATCTGCCATGGAAACAAAACTGAACGAACTGGCATCGGCAGGTTATCAGTATTATGATGATGTAGCGAAATACAGCAAACGCAATCCGTTTTATCAGCAATATAACCTGAACGTGGGCACGGCAACCGAAACGAATGCCCTATATGCATCTGTAACTTATCGTAACAATAAAGCTGAAGATAAATACGCGGGCGACGAAACCATTGGTTTTAACCTCAACAATTCTACTCAGATCAGTAAATGGTTGAATATGCAAATAGGAACTTACTTATCCTACAATGAAGAGACCAGACAAAGCTACAATACACTTTCTCCGGGCTATGCATATATGCCATACGACAGGTTGATTAACCCTGATGGCAGCCATTTTACATCGCTGGCAGCTTCACGTATAAGTGCCAATAACATGACCGTTATCCAAAACAATGGCTTATACAGCATGGACATTACCCCGCTCGACGAACAGTCCATGAACCTTGGCAAGCAAAAAAATATGAGTGGCAGATCATTTATTATGCTGAAAGCAAAAATTGATGACTGGATCAGCTATAATGCGAGTTTTCAATATGAATATGCCACTGGTCGTTTAAACCGCCTGTACGATAAAAACACTTATTATGTACGTAGCTATGTGAACAGCTTTGCAACCGGAAACCCGGGAACCACTGCAACATTCAATGTGCCTTATGGTAACATCAATTACAACCAGACCAGGTTCAACAATTCCTACAACTTCCGTCAGCAGCTGAATATTGATAAGACCTTTGCTGAAAAACACAACTTAACAGCAATTGCCGGCACAGAACTCAGAAATTCTAAGTTGAATACTGATGTTAAATATCTTTATGGCTACGATCCCCAGACATTGACGAATATTTTGCTGAACGAAAAACTGCTCGGCAGTTTTGGGGGAGGTTTGTTTGGAGGTAACAGTTTCAATAGCGGTTCCAGGACTGAAGATATTAACCGCTTCATTTCCCTGTATGCAAACCTGAGTTATGCCTACGATAGTAAATACCTGCTGACGGGCAGTGTGCGCTGGGACAGGTCTAACCTCTGGGGTACAAGTTCCAAGTATCAGAATACACCGATATGGTCGTTTGGTGCGGGCTGGAATATCTATAAAGAGTCCTTTTTTGATGCCGCCTGGGTAGATGTGCTGAAGCTTAGGGTATCGCATGGTATCGCTGGTAACGTAGACCCTTCAAACGCACCTTTTATGACCGTAAATTATTATCCCAACAACAATGTAGGCGGTGTATACGGAACGATAGGCTCCAGGCCAAATCCATTATTGTCCTGGGAAAAAACAACTACAACCAATGCCGGTTTAGATTTTACCTTGTTTAATAACCGCTTAACAGGAACCTTGGATTACTATTACAAACAGGGCAAGGATTTACTGGCTAACACTATGGGCGTACCCACAGAAGGCTTTGGTTATTCAACTTATGCCATTAATAACGGGCAAATGTCCAATAAAGGTATCGAGGTATCGTTGTCAGGAGATGTTGTCCGCTCAAATGACTTAACCTGGAACCTGGGCCTGCAATATGCAAACAATAAGAACAAGGTAACTTACGTAAACGTAGAGGCCCCGGTGTATTTCCTGCAACTGGATTATCCGCAGGCTTACCCTCAGATAGGAAATCCATACACCGCCATTTACAGCTATCGCTGGGCCGGACTAAGCTCAACGGGCTTGCCACAGGTATACAATGATAGAGGTGAAAAAGTGCTGGCTTCCCCGGCCAACCTGCAATCTGTACATTATGCCGGTACAACTGTGCCGGTTTACAGCGGTTCATTAAATAATATGCTGGAATATAAGAATTTTACGTTTTCGTTCCTGCTGACATTTGAAGGCGGGCATAAAATGAGAAATACTTTCCTGCCGGTACTCGGTTCTGCATACAACGGGGCGCTCGGCGGATGGGTCACCCAGATCAGTGCTGTAAATAAAGACATTGTGAACAGGTGGAAAAATCCGGGCGACGAAGCCTGGACCAACATTCCAAGGCTTGTGTTTGGCGAAGACCCTGCATACAATAGTCAGAGCATGGATATTTACCGGAACGCCGATATCAACGTTATTGATGCATCCAATCTGCGCCTGAGAAATATTTCATTGGCCTATAAACTCCCTCAAGCCATCGCTAAAAAAGCGGCCATGAGCAATGTAAGGTTCCAGTTTAATGTAGAGAATGCATTCACCATTGCCAAAAGTAAAGAAGCCAAGTATTTATTGAACGGCTATCGCTCGCCAAACTATGTATGGGGTGTTTATGTTAATTTTTAA
- a CDS encoding FecR family protein, translating to MKASVNHLFHKYLLNSCSEEEIKLLLEHFKTEDEAGHLKALIIAELRQQEIPINAIDVAGRLEGIYQKVNVHIQSKKGITKLQNNRKWIYTSIAASITIILSFSLYFYNNSDKQQQPRLVVNNDIAPGKKSATLTLANGKQIVLSAQSSGQLAREAGVSISKTAEGELLYKVVASDNVKPGQMNVLSTSRGETYAISLPDGSKIWLNAASSIRFPASFAALKQRKVMLTGEAYFEIAKDKLHPFIVQTDKQQTEVLGTHFNINSYKEEMTTKTTLLEGSLRVTSLAADKTHGKILKPGEASILTADNGIKVVPADARETMAWKNGFFRFTAQPIDKVMQQISRWYDIEVSYVGKMPEEQFNGAIARNKNISEVLSMLSYAKAVKFKIEGRRVTVMK from the coding sequence ATGAAAGCCTCTGTAAACCATCTTTTTCATAAATATCTGCTCAATAGCTGTAGCGAAGAGGAAATTAAGCTACTGCTTGAACACTTTAAAACTGAAGATGAGGCAGGACATTTAAAAGCACTTATCATTGCCGAACTGAGGCAGCAGGAAATACCTATTAATGCGATAGATGTAGCCGGAAGGCTGGAGGGGATTTACCAGAAAGTAAATGTCCATATCCAAAGTAAAAAGGGCATTACCAAGTTGCAGAATAATAGAAAATGGATCTATACCTCCATCGCTGCATCTATTACTATCATATTAAGTTTCAGCCTGTATTTTTATAACAATTCAGATAAACAGCAACAACCCCGGCTGGTGGTGAACAATGATATTGCTCCAGGCAAAAAATCTGCAACACTAACGTTGGCAAACGGAAAGCAGATTGTACTTTCAGCTCAAAGCAGCGGGCAGCTGGCCAGGGAAGCAGGGGTCAGTATATCAAAAACGGCCGAAGGCGAACTGCTCTATAAGGTAGTTGCAAGTGATAATGTGAAACCGGGACAGATGAATGTTTTATCTACCAGCAGGGGAGAAACATATGCAATAAGTTTGCCAGATGGAAGTAAGATCTGGCTAAACGCTGCGTCCTCAATCCGGTTTCCGGCGTCTTTTGCTGCTTTAAAACAAAGAAAGGTAATGCTGACTGGGGAAGCTTATTTTGAAATTGCAAAGGACAAACTGCACCCCTTTATTGTGCAAACCGATAAACAGCAGACTGAAGTTCTGGGAACCCATTTTAACATCAATAGCTATAAAGAAGAAATGACTACAAAAACTACTTTGCTGGAAGGAAGTTTACGTGTCACATCCTTGGCTGCCGATAAAACCCATGGAAAAATCTTAAAACCAGGAGAAGCCTCCATATTGACGGCGGACAATGGTATTAAAGTAGTGCCGGCAGATGCCAGGGAAACGATGGCCTGGAAGAACGGGTTTTTCCGTTTTACGGCACAGCCTATCGACAAGGTCATGCAGCAGATTAGCCGCTGGTATGATATTGAAGTAAGTTATGTTGGTAAAATGCCCGAAGAGCAGTTTAATGGCGCCATCGCCCGAAACAAAAACATCAGTGAAGTGTTGAGCATGCTGAGCTACGCTAAGGCTGTGAAATTTAAAATAGAGGGAAGGAGGGTGACTGTAATGAAGTAA
- a CDS encoding RNA polymerase sigma factor encodes MRILEETYQKDLLVKLSHGDEQAFNALYKAYSPPLYYRVLRMVKNADIADELLQELFIKLWDKRNTLDTEKSFQAYMYTVAQNLVYNYFRKVANDQSLIQSLIVNSADHYLDGQELLENKETAGILQKAIDQLSPQRKQAFQLCKIEGRSYDEAAGIMGISVATVNSHITKSLQTIKAYLLKNQDTTLLLMTVYTINVLKS; translated from the coding sequence TTGAGAATCCTGGAAGAAACATATCAGAAAGATTTGTTAGTAAAACTGAGCCATGGCGACGAACAGGCATTTAATGCACTGTATAAAGCCTATAGCCCACCACTTTACTACAGGGTGCTCCGCATGGTAAAAAATGCAGACATTGCAGACGAGCTGCTTCAGGAACTTTTTATAAAGCTGTGGGACAAGCGCAATACACTGGATACCGAAAAATCTTTCCAGGCCTATATGTATACGGTGGCGCAAAACCTGGTGTACAATTATTTCAGGAAAGTAGCCAATGATCAATCCCTGATCCAATCACTCATTGTCAATTCGGCCGACCATTATCTGGATGGACAGGAATTGCTGGAGAACAAGGAAACAGCGGGTATTTTACAGAAGGCCATCGACCAGCTTTCTCCTCAGCGAAAGCAAGCATTCCAGCTTTGTAAAATTGAGGGCCGGAGTTATGACGAAGCTGCCGGCATTATGGGCATTTCTGTTGCAACGGTAAACAGCCACATAACCAAATCGCTTCAGACCATTAAGGCGTACCTGCTGAAAAACCAGGACACGACCTTATTACTGATGACTGTCTATACCATAAATGTTTTAAAAAGCTAA
- a CDS encoding S41 family peptidase — protein sequence MKRLLLAASLVFSAFILQAQDSPLWLRYPAISPDGKQIAFGYKGDIYLVSSSGGQAIPLTLNEAHDMMPVWSHDGKTLAFASNRYGNFDVFTVPVSGGAAERLTYHSANDYPYDFTPDNKQVLFGSSRNSTAQSARFHSPRVFQNLYSVKLGGGKPILVSAAGIENARFSSSGKQLVFEDKKGFEDAWRKHHTSSVTRDVWLMDIPSNTYTRLSNFEGEDRNPLFSADDQLIYFLSEKNGNQNLYSMPVKGGGSYTQLTSFKDNPVRHLSRSHNNTLCFSQNGEIYTLKNGKPEKVQIRILNDGRDNLVKTYPVNGDISEFALSPNGKEIAFVTRGEVFVTSVDNGQTKQITQTPQQERMVTWSPDSKAIIYATERNKSWDIYRSIIVQKDEPYFYAATVIRDEPLIEGTSEQFQPEISPDGKEIAYVEDRNILKVYNLKSKSSRTLLPKGHNHSYSDGDWSFQWSPDGKYILTDDQNGYMSRSNLAIIKADGSGERLYPINSGFGERMGRWALNGKMMTWASGQYGRKSLAIQGNREMDIFGVFFDQAAYDQASMSKADYDLFKERQQRERIAPKDTIADKTKPKKPDTLKKGFVPDFSNLENRRVKLTINSSSLGGYALNPDASKLYYLAAFESGYDLWVTDTRSRETKILAKLSGAPGGLEMSKDGKSLFVSNRGRLVKVESESGRVSPIGINGDMTLDAAAERAFIFEHAWRQVKAKFYDPELHGVNWDMYRNTYSRFLPHISNNFDFQEMLSEILGELNASHTGGRYTPGLPNADETAALGLLYDETYSNTGLKITEVIAGGPLAVNTSKVKAGCILEAIDQVPLSTDADWAKMLNNKKGKNILLSFFDPAGKTRWTEKIRPIGLAEENSLMYKRWIKKMEDMVSRLSGGKVGYVHVEGMNDASFREVFDVVLGKNMEKEALIVDTRFNGGGWLHDDLNTFLSGKKYLEFSPQGNRLKGGEPNTRWYKPSCVVMNEANYSDAFIFPYIYKQNGLGKLIGMPVAGTGTAVWWERQIDPTMVFGIPMIGTIGKENRTTENLQVEPDIKVPVKYEDYLSGTDTQIEMAVKEMLKSIKK from the coding sequence ATGAAAAGACTTTTGTTGGCCGCATCTCTCGTATTTTCGGCTTTTATACTGCAGGCACAGGATAGCCCGCTGTGGCTGCGTTATCCGGCCATTTCTCCGGATGGAAAACAGATTGCCTTTGGTTATAAAGGCGATATTTACCTGGTAAGCAGCAGCGGCGGACAGGCGATCCCTTTAACGCTGAACGAAGCGCATGACATGATGCCGGTATGGAGCCACGACGGCAAAACCCTTGCATTTGCCAGCAACCGCTACGGCAACTTCGATGTATTTACCGTTCCTGTAAGCGGTGGTGCAGCAGAAAGGCTCACCTACCACAGTGCAAACGACTATCCTTACGATTTTACACCAGATAACAAGCAGGTACTGTTCGGTAGTTCGCGCAACAGCACTGCACAAAGTGCCAGGTTCCATAGCCCAAGGGTTTTCCAGAACCTCTATTCGGTAAAGCTTGGCGGGGGCAAACCCATCCTTGTTAGTGCGGCGGGCATAGAAAACGCACGCTTTAGCAGCAGTGGCAAACAGCTTGTTTTCGAAGATAAAAAAGGCTTTGAAGATGCCTGGAGAAAACACCATACCTCATCTGTAACGCGCGACGTCTGGCTGATGGATATTCCTTCCAACACGTACACCCGGCTTTCAAACTTTGAAGGCGAAGACCGGAACCCGCTGTTCAGTGCCGATGATCAGCTGATCTATTTCCTGAGCGAAAAAAATGGCAATCAGAACCTATACAGTATGCCGGTAAAGGGCGGTGGTAGTTATACACAACTGACCAGCTTTAAAGACAATCCTGTTCGTCACCTTAGCCGTTCCCATAACAATACCCTTTGTTTTTCACAAAACGGGGAGATCTATACCTTAAAAAATGGAAAGCCAGAAAAAGTCCAGATCCGCATCCTTAACGACGGGCGGGACAACCTGGTTAAAACCTATCCCGTAAATGGAGATATCAGCGAATTTGCGCTGAGCCCTAATGGAAAGGAAATTGCATTTGTAACCCGTGGTGAAGTGTTCGTAACCAGTGTTGACAATGGACAAACCAAGCAAATCACCCAAACACCGCAGCAGGAAAGGATGGTCACCTGGTCGCCCGACAGTAAGGCAATCATTTATGCTACGGAAAGGAACAAAAGCTGGGACATTTACCGCAGCATCATTGTACAGAAAGACGAACCTTATTTTTACGCAGCTACGGTGATCAGAGACGAACCGTTGATTGAAGGGACTTCAGAGCAGTTCCAGCCAGAAATTTCGCCCGATGGCAAAGAAATAGCCTATGTGGAAGACCGCAACATCTTAAAGGTGTATAACCTGAAAAGCAAATCGAGCCGCACCCTGCTTCCTAAAGGCCACAATCATTCTTATAGTGATGGCGACTGGAGCTTTCAGTGGAGCCCCGACGGCAAATACATCCTTACCGACGATCAGAACGGCTATATGTCCAGAAGCAACCTGGCCATCATTAAGGCCGATGGATCTGGCGAAAGATTATATCCTATAAACAGTGGCTTTGGCGAGCGCATGGGCAGATGGGCCCTCAACGGAAAAATGATGACCTGGGCCAGTGGCCAGTATGGCCGCAAATCGCTGGCCATACAGGGCAACCGCGAAATGGATATCTTTGGGGTATTTTTTGACCAGGCAGCTTACGATCAGGCCAGTATGAGCAAAGCTGATTACGACCTGTTTAAAGAAAGGCAGCAGCGCGAACGCATAGCTCCAAAGGATACCATAGCCGATAAAACCAAGCCTAAAAAACCAGACACCCTTAAAAAAGGCTTTGTGCCCGATTTCAGCAATCTTGAAAACAGGCGGGTAAAGCTCACCATAAACAGCAGTTCACTGGGCGGATATGCCCTTAACCCTGATGCCAGCAAACTGTATTACCTCGCAGCCTTTGAAAGCGGGTACGATCTTTGGGTTACCGATACCCGCAGCAGGGAAACCAAAATACTAGCCAAGCTTTCGGGCGCTCCGGGTGGTTTGGAAATGAGTAAAGATGGCAAGAGCCTTTTTGTAAGCAACCGTGGCCGCCTGGTAAAAGTAGAAAGTGAAAGCGGCAGGGTAAGCCCTATTGGCATCAATGGCGACATGACGCTGGACGCAGCAGCCGAAAGGGCCTTTATCTTTGAACATGCATGGCGCCAGGTTAAAGCTAAGTTTTACGATCCGGAACTGCATGGTGTAAACTGGGATATGTACCGCAATACTTACAGCAGATTCCTCCCGCACATCAGCAACAATTTCGATTTTCAGGAAATGCTGAGCGAGATCCTTGGCGAACTCAATGCCTCACATACCGGCGGACGCTATACCCCTGGCCTGCCCAATGCAGATGAGACTGCAGCATTAGGACTGCTGTATGACGAGACTTACAGCAATACAGGGCTTAAAATTACCGAAGTTATAGCTGGCGGGCCATTGGCGGTAAATACCAGCAAGGTAAAAGCAGGCTGCATACTTGAAGCCATTGACCAGGTTCCCTTAAGTACCGATGCAGACTGGGCAAAAATGCTCAACAATAAAAAAGGCAAAAATATCCTGCTCAGTTTCTTCGATCCTGCAGGTAAAACCCGCTGGACGGAGAAGATCAGACCCATCGGCCTTGCCGAAGAAAACAGCCTGATGTACAAAAGGTGGATCAAAAAGATGGAAGATATGGTGAGCCGTTTGAGTGGAGGAAAAGTTGGCTATGTACATGTTGAGGGGATGAACGATGCCAGTTTCAGAGAAGTATTTGATGTGGTATTGGGTAAAAACATGGAAAAAGAAGCTCTTATTGTGGATACGCGCTTTAACGGAGGTGGCTGGCTGCATGACGACCTGAACACCTTCCTTTCCGGCAAAAAATACCTAGAATTTTCGCCTCAGGGCAACAGGTTAAAAGGCGGCGAGCCGAACACCCGCTGGTATAAACCTTCCTGCGTGGTGATGAACGAAGCCAACTACAGCGATGCTTTTATTTTTCCTTACATCTATAAGCAAAACGGCCTGGGCAAACTGATCGGAATGCCGGTTGCCGGAACGGGAACTGCAGTATGGTGGGAGCGGCAGATTGACCCTACCATGGTTTTCGGGATTCCGATGATTGGTACCATAGGCAAAGAAAACCGCACAACCGAAAACTTACAGGTTGAGCCAGATATTAAGGTACCTGTTAAATACGAAGATTACCTGAGCGGAACAGACACCCAAATAGAAATGGCCGTGAAAGAAATGCTAAAGAGCATTAAAAAGTAG
- a CDS encoding MarR family winged helix-turn-helix transcriptional regulator — protein MNYEIVKEVIRLVEQFDTGISTGSYPKDVNGFKRWIYDNEKQKALPADEPLWEGKAHGRSPESVISTLLVHMNRYAKTYSRAAIHNSDFTTQEDFIYLINLRAFGAMTKMDLIKKNIQDKPTGMQIIGRLIKKGWVAQTNSETDKRSKVISITQAGLESLDRQMDKIRQATTIVTGNLLYAEKMELIRLLGKLNDFHHPIFSQHMESSDLLNKATYSLSKNQQT, from the coding sequence ATGAACTATGAAATCGTAAAAGAGGTAATACGGCTGGTTGAGCAATTTGACACTGGCATAAGCACCGGTTCTTATCCTAAAGATGTAAATGGCTTTAAACGCTGGATTTACGATAATGAAAAACAAAAGGCACTTCCGGCCGACGAACCCCTTTGGGAAGGAAAAGCGCATGGACGAAGTCCTGAAAGTGTGATCAGTACTTTATTGGTTCATATGAACAGGTATGCAAAAACTTATTCACGTGCAGCCATACACAATTCAGACTTTACCACACAGGAAGATTTCATCTACCTGATCAATCTCAGGGCTTTTGGGGCCATGACAAAAATGGACCTGATCAAAAAAAACATCCAGGATAAACCCACCGGCATGCAGATCATCGGCAGGCTAATAAAAAAAGGCTGGGTAGCACAAACCAATTCTGAAACAGACAAGCGCAGTAAGGTAATTTCCATAACCCAGGCTGGCCTCGAATCTTTGGACCGGCAAATGGATAAAATACGCCAGGCCACTACAATCGTTACTGGAAACCTGTTGTATGCGGAAAAAATGGAGCTTATACGGCTACTTGGTAAGCTTAATGATTTTCATCATCCTATTTTCTCGCAACATATGGAAAGCAGCGATTTATTAAATAAAGCAACCTATAGTCTTTCAAAAAATCAGCAGACATGA
- a CDS encoding phytoene desaturase family protein, with protein MKNKIAIIGSGISGLSAAAYAAKAGNEVHVFEKHDQPGGRARQMKSDNGYTFDMGPSWYWMPDIIEDFFNDFGHQAADFYQLVSLDPQFEMIFKDGNISVPESYHELKVIFEALEKGAGRQLDTFMKSARYKYEVGMREFVNKPCHSWLEFMSPRIAGSALKLDLLSSFRNYVGRYFSHPKLRVLMEFPVIFLGASPEKIPALYSLMNYGGYALGTWYPMGGFYELVTAMKKVAEEQGAVFHFNQNVEKIVTHGGRATGIITNGTYLEFDAVIASSDYHHTETLLDSETRNYKEAYWEKRIFAPSCLIYYLGFKEKIPGLKHHTLFFEHDLDEHVKSIYDEKKWPDNPLFYVCCPSKTDPQVAPQGHENLFLLMPLATGLTDDEHIREHYLLEMLKRLEQHTGAQNLSSKLAYKKSYCISDFVTDYNAYGGNAYGLANTLGQTAVLKPSIKNKHLSNLFYTGQLTVPGPGVPPSIISGKIAANEVNTLKINRHEKAI; from the coding sequence ATGAAAAACAAGATCGCCATAATCGGTTCTGGTATTTCCGGTCTGTCGGCTGCAGCATATGCTGCAAAGGCGGGTAATGAAGTCCATGTTTTTGAAAAGCACGATCAACCTGGCGGCCGGGCCAGGCAAATGAAAAGCGATAATGGTTACACATTTGACATGGGGCCCAGCTGGTACTGGATGCCCGACATTATCGAAGATTTTTTTAATGACTTCGGGCACCAGGCTGCCGATTTTTACCAGCTGGTCTCACTCGACCCGCAGTTCGAAATGATCTTTAAAGACGGAAATATCAGCGTACCTGAGTCGTACCACGAACTCAAAGTTATATTTGAAGCATTAGAGAAGGGGGCGGGCAGGCAGCTGGACACCTTCATGAAATCCGCCAGGTATAAATACGAAGTGGGAATGCGTGAATTTGTGAACAAGCCTTGTCACAGCTGGCTGGAATTTATGTCACCCCGCATAGCAGGCAGTGCGTTAAAGCTAGACCTGCTTTCCAGTTTCAGAAACTATGTAGGCCGGTATTTTTCACACCCAAAACTGAGGGTACTTATGGAGTTCCCGGTCATTTTTCTTGGCGCATCTCCGGAAAAGATCCCGGCCCTGTATAGCTTAATGAATTATGGCGGATATGCCCTGGGCACCTGGTATCCTATGGGAGGTTTTTACGAATTGGTAACCGCAATGAAAAAAGTTGCGGAAGAACAAGGTGCTGTTTTTCACTTCAACCAGAATGTAGAAAAAATCGTTACACATGGAGGCAGGGCAACAGGAATAATTACGAACGGCACCTACCTGGAATTTGATGCGGTCATAGCCTCTTCAGATTATCACCATACCGAAACCCTGCTGGACAGTGAAACTCGGAACTACAAGGAAGCGTATTGGGAAAAACGCATTTTTGCCCCTTCCTGCCTTATTTATTACCTCGGTTTTAAAGAAAAGATCCCAGGGCTTAAACACCATACCCTATTTTTTGAGCATGATCTGGATGAACACGTTAAAAGCATCTATGATGAAAAAAAATGGCCTGACAACCCATTGTTCTATGTTTGCTGCCCGTCAAAAACAGATCCGCAAGTGGCACCGCAAGGGCATGAAAATCTGTTTTTACTCATGCCATTGGCAACCGGCCTTACAGATGATGAACATATACGTGAGCATTACCTGCTTGAAATGCTCAAACGACTGGAACAACATACCGGAGCCCAAAATCTGTCTTCCAAATTAGCTTACAAGAAAAGCTACTGTATAAGCGACTTTGTAACCGACTACAATGCCTATGGCGGAAACGCCTATGGTCTGGCCAATACCCTTGGTCAAACGGCAGTATTGAAACCATCTATTAAAAACAAGCACCTGTCTAATTTATTTTATACCGGCCAGTTAACCGTACCTGGCCCGGGCGTACCCCCATCCATTATATCAGGTAAAATTGCAGCTAACGAAGTAAACACCCTTAAAATTAACAGGCATGAAAAAGCTATTTGA